One part of the Flavobacterium johnsoniae UW101 genome encodes these proteins:
- a CDS encoding Cof-type HAD-IIB family hydrolase — MLVLDMDDTLLTDDHKISDLNKKVLLEAQAKGVHVVLASGRPTSAMTVYAKELELDLNDSYMISFNGAIISRVKDDLVLFEQKLTIEQIHALYDYSVKMKTHIITYLDNEIISETDSEYIEVEKEITGMVHRKVPSFKDYVDRPAVKCILLENPVYLKEVEKDLKPTMPHLSVSMSKPFFLEAAQQGIDKAASLKLLAEKLCVLQSEIIAVGNAGNDLTMIEYAGLGVWVDNVTPELRDKADLIVASNNNDGVAEVVQKYILN, encoded by the coding sequence ATGCTAGTTCTCGACATGGATGATACCTTGTTGACAGACGACCACAAAATTTCTGATTTAAATAAAAAAGTATTATTAGAAGCGCAGGCAAAAGGTGTTCATGTTGTTTTGGCGTCCGGACGCCCAACTTCGGCAATGACAGTTTATGCCAAAGAACTGGAATTAGATTTAAACGATTCCTATATGATTTCGTTTAACGGAGCCATTATCAGCCGTGTTAAGGATGATTTGGTTTTGTTTGAACAAAAACTTACTATCGAACAAATTCATGCATTGTACGATTACAGTGTTAAAATGAAAACGCATATTATAACTTATTTAGATAATGAAATTATAAGCGAAACAGATTCTGAGTATATAGAAGTTGAGAAAGAAATTACCGGCATGGTGCATCGCAAAGTGCCTAGTTTTAAAGATTATGTTGACAGACCGGCTGTAAAATGTATTTTATTAGAAAATCCAGTTTATTTAAAAGAAGTTGAAAAAGATTTAAAACCAACAATGCCTCATTTAAGTGTTTCAATGTCTAAACCCTTTTTTCTGGAAGCGGCACAGCAAGGCATTGATAAAGCGGCAAGCTTGAAACTTTTGGCAGAAAAACTTTGTGTGCTTCAAAGCGAAATTATTGCAGTTGGTAATGCAGGAAACGACTTGACAATGATAGAATATGCAGGACTTGGTGTTTGGGTTGATAATGTAACGCCGGAATTACGCGATAAGGCCGATTTAATTGTGGCTTCAAATAATAATGACGGAGTGGCAGAAGTAGTGCAGAAATATATTTTAAATTAA
- a CDS encoding GNAT family N-acetyltransferase, whose translation MKNPIETERLILRELLLSDVDGMFELDSNPNVHLFVGNNPVKNIEQSVEYIHFVQKQYKDFGTGRWAVILKETNEFLGWSGIKFITDEINGHTNFYEIGYRLIEKHWGKGYATEAGKAFVNYAFNEMKVDALYAYADAGNENSRKILEKLGLRYVNSFEHEGEIEVWYEIKNPNL comes from the coding sequence ATGAAAAATCCAATTGAAACTGAGCGTTTGATATTGCGGGAATTACTTCTTTCTGATGTTGATGGAATGTTTGAATTAGATTCAAATCCAAATGTGCATTTATTCGTTGGAAATAATCCTGTAAAAAATATTGAACAAAGTGTGGAATATATTCATTTTGTTCAAAAACAATATAAAGATTTTGGAACAGGACGCTGGGCTGTTATTCTTAAAGAAACTAATGAATTTTTAGGCTGGTCAGGAATAAAGTTTATTACCGATGAAATTAACGGACATACTAACTTTTATGAAATTGGTTACCGTTTGATTGAAAAACATTGGGGAAAAGGATATGCAACAGAAGCGGGAAAAGCTTTTGTTAATTATGCTTTTAATGAAATGAAAGTGGATGCACTTTATGCATATGCGGACGCAGGTAACGAAAATTCAAGAAAAATTCTCGAGAAACTAGGCTTACGTTATGTAAACTCTTTTGAACATGAAGGAGAAATTGAAGTCTGGTACGAAATCAAAAATCCAAACTTATAG
- the mtaB gene encoding tRNA (N(6)-L-threonylcarbamoyladenosine(37)-C(2))-methylthiotransferase MtaB: protein MENRKKVAFYTLGCKLNFSETSTIARNFNDEGFDRVDFEEVADIYVINTCSVTENADKQFKQVVKKAMKLNEKAFVAAVGCYAQLKPEELAAVDGVDLVLGATEKFKITDYIHDLSKNDMGEVHSCEIAEADFYVGSYSIGDRTRAFLKVQDGCDYKCTYCTIPLARGISRSDALENVLKNAKEISAQNIREIVLTGVNIGDYGKGEFGNKKHEHTFLDLVQALDKVDGIERLRISSIEPNLLKNETIDFVSKSRTFVPHFHIPLQSGSNDILKLMKRRYLREVYIDRVNKIREVMPHACIGVDVIVGFPGETDEHFLETYHFLNELDISYLHVFTYSERDNTEAVDMPGVVPSNVRAKRSKMLRGLSVKKRRAFYESQLGTNRTVLFESENKEGYIHGFTENYVKVKTPWNPELINTLHEINLTKIDEDGSVRMEFLNKLAEA, encoded by the coding sequence ATGGAAAATAGAAAAAAAGTTGCCTTTTACACTCTGGGTTGTAAACTGAATTTTTCAGAGACTTCAACAATCGCCAGAAATTTTAATGACGAAGGTTTTGATCGCGTCGATTTTGAGGAAGTTGCCGATATTTATGTTATTAATACCTGCTCTGTTACAGAAAATGCTGATAAACAATTTAAGCAGGTTGTAAAAAAGGCAATGAAATTAAATGAAAAGGCCTTCGTAGCAGCAGTTGGCTGTTATGCTCAGCTGAAACCAGAAGAATTAGCTGCTGTAGACGGTGTCGATTTGGTTTTGGGAGCTACAGAAAAATTTAAAATCACAGATTATATTCACGATTTGAGCAAAAACGATATGGGTGAAGTTCATTCATGCGAAATTGCCGAAGCTGATTTTTATGTAGGGAGCTATTCTATTGGTGATCGTACACGCGCTTTCCTGAAAGTTCAGGACGGATGCGATTATAAATGTACGTATTGTACAATTCCGCTGGCTCGTGGAATTTCAAGAAGTGATGCTTTAGAAAATGTTCTAAAAAATGCTAAAGAAATCTCTGCTCAAAATATTAGAGAAATTGTTTTAACCGGAGTAAATATTGGAGATTACGGAAAAGGGGAGTTTGGAAACAAAAAACACGAACATACTTTTCTTGATTTAGTTCAGGCTTTGGATAAAGTTGATGGAATTGAGCGTCTTCGTATTTCCTCTATCGAACCTAATTTATTGAAAAATGAAACAATAGATTTTGTTTCAAAAAGCCGAACTTTTGTACCGCATTTTCATATTCCGTTACAATCAGGAAGCAATGATATTTTAAAATTAATGAAACGCCGTTATCTGCGTGAAGTATATATTGACCGAGTAAATAAAATTCGCGAAGTTATGCCCCATGCTTGTATTGGTGTAGATGTAATTGTTGGTTTTCCTGGCGAAACAGATGAACATTTCTTAGAAACGTATCATTTTTTAAATGAGTTGGATATTTCTTATTTACACGTTTTTACCTATTCTGAAAGAGATAATACAGAAGCTGTAGATATGCCTGGAGTTGTTCCTTCAAATGTAAGGGCAAAACGCAGTAAAATGCTGCGAGGTTTATCCGTTAAAAAACGCCGTGCTTTTTATGAAAGTCAGTTAGGAACAAACAGAACCGTACTTTTTGAAAGTGAAAATAAAGAAGGATATATTCACGGTTTTACTGAAAACTATGTTAAAGTAAAAACACCTTGGAATCCAGAATTGATTAATACGTTACACGAAATCAATTTAACAAAGATTGATGAAGATGGAAGTGTTCGTATGGAGTTTCTAAATAAATTAGCAGAAGCTTAA
- a CDS encoding ABC transporter permease encodes MSIISLIIKREFIAKVRNKSFVVMTFLSPLLFVAIAVFIGYLSSMKAETKRIAIHDETGLFAADFLKENKNSSEFKYYNLSEIDVKALKDSITKENFSGLIVIPKTNDKKDLESKIEFISNNSPSISFIENTQDIIGNKITKLNLEEAKLDTLAIQKAQSNVNIHLVKASGEESLKGLNEIKIGIGGAFGYLIMMFIIIYGNMVMRSVIEEKTNRIIEIIISSVKPFQLMIGKIVGTSLAGILQFMIWAIIGLGLMFAASAFFGVNVGPTARISPEMMQSAQHEFSGSAQMYIAELWNLPIASIIIGFVIYFIGGYFLYSSFYAAIGAAVDNQTDSQQFLLPILMPLILSVYIGFFTVVNDPHGTIAVVFSMIPLTSPIVMLMRIPFGVPWWQIAISVSLLFASFFLVVWFAAKIYRVGILMYGKKPTWKELYKWLKY; translated from the coding sequence ATGAGTATTATTTCATTAATTATAAAAAGAGAATTTATTGCCAAAGTCCGCAATAAATCTTTTGTTGTCATGACTTTTTTGAGCCCGCTTTTATTTGTGGCTATTGCTGTTTTTATCGGCTATTTAAGTTCAATGAAAGCCGAAACGAAACGAATAGCGATTCATGATGAAACCGGACTTTTTGCTGCCGATTTTTTGAAAGAAAACAAAAACAGTTCAGAGTTTAAATATTATAATTTATCTGAAATTGATGTAAAAGCTTTAAAAGACAGTATTACAAAAGAAAATTTCAGCGGTTTAATTGTTATCCCAAAAACAAATGATAAAAAAGATTTAGAAAGTAAAATTGAATTTATTTCTAATAACAGCCCAAGTATTTCTTTTATCGAAAACACACAGGATATTATTGGAAATAAAATTACAAAACTAAATCTCGAAGAAGCTAAACTAGATACGCTGGCAATTCAAAAAGCACAGTCAAATGTTAATATCCATTTGGTGAAAGCTTCCGGAGAAGAAAGTCTAAAAGGATTAAACGAAATTAAAATTGGAATTGGCGGTGCATTTGGATACTTGATTATGATGTTTATTATCATTTATGGAAATATGGTAATGCGAAGCGTAATCGAAGAAAAAACAAATAGAATTATCGAAATCATTATATCATCAGTAAAACCATTTCAGTTAATGATTGGTAAAATTGTAGGAACTTCACTGGCCGGAATTTTACAGTTTATGATTTGGGCTATTATTGGTTTGGGATTAATGTTTGCTGCTTCGGCATTTTTTGGCGTAAATGTAGGGCCAACGGCGAGAATTTCGCCAGAAATGATGCAGTCAGCACAGCATGAGTTTTCAGGATCGGCGCAAATGTATATTGCCGAATTATGGAATCTGCCAATAGCAAGTATTATAATTGGTTTTGTAATTTATTTTATTGGAGGATATTTTCTATACAGTTCATTCTATGCAGCAATTGGAGCAGCAGTTGATAATCAAACAGATTCACAGCAGTTTTTACTGCCAATTTTAATGCCGCTGATACTAAGTGTTTACATCGGATTTTTTACTGTAGTAAACGATCCGCACGGAACTATTGCAGTTGTGTTTTCAATGATTCCGTTAACCTCGCCAATAGTTATGTTAATGCGTATACCGTTTGGCGTGCCGTGGTGGCAAATCGCAATTTCGGTATCATTATTGTTTGCTTCATTTTTCCTTGTTGTATGGTTCGCAGCTAAAATTTACCGAGTAGGTATTTTAATGTACGGCAAAAAACCAACCTGGAAGGAATTGTATAAGTGGTTGAAGTACTAG
- a CDS encoding 3-ketoacyl-ACP reductase, whose product MTDLKNKNAFITGAGKGIGKAVAIALAKEGVNVILVSRTQADVDQLAAETNKLGVKSLALSADVSDINSINSAVEKALAEFKHIDILINSAGIASFGKFLELETAEFEKIIQVNLMGTYYTTRAIIPNMIERQTGDIINISSTAGLNGNALTSAYSASKFAVLGLTDSLMQEMRKHNIRVTALTPSTVATDMAKDLKLTDGNPEKVMQSEDMADLIIAQLKLNRRVFIKNSSIWSTNP is encoded by the coding sequence ATGACAGACTTAAAAAATAAAAATGCGTTTATTACTGGCGCTGGAAAAGGAATTGGAAAAGCAGTTGCAATTGCTTTGGCAAAAGAAGGTGTAAATGTAATTTTAGTTTCAAGAACGCAGGCCGATGTTGATCAACTGGCAGCAGAAACCAATAAATTGGGCGTAAAATCTTTGGCATTATCTGCTGACGTTTCTGATATCAATTCTATCAATTCAGCTGTTGAAAAAGCTTTAGCCGAATTTAAACATATCGACATTTTAATTAACAGTGCCGGGATTGCTTCTTTTGGAAAATTTTTAGAATTAGAAACTGCCGAATTCGAAAAAATTATTCAGGTTAATTTAATGGGAACGTATTATACAACACGTGCTATTATTCCGAATATGATTGAAAGACAAACCGGTGATATTATCAATATTTCATCAACTGCAGGTTTAAACGGAAACGCTTTAACAAGTGCGTACAGTGCTTCTAAATTTGCTGTTTTAGGTTTAACGGATTCTTTAATGCAGGAAATGAGAAAACACAATATTCGTGTTACTGCTTTAACACCAAGTACAGTTGCGACAGATATGGCAAAAGACTTAAAGTTAACCGATGGAAATCCTGAAAAAGTGATGCAGTCTGAAGATATGGCAGATTTAATTATTGCTCAGTTAAAATTAAACCGCAGAGTGTTTATTAAAAACAGCAGTATTTGGTCTACAAATCCGTAA
- a CDS encoding sigma-54-dependent transcriptional regulator gives MSKILIIEDEAAIRRVLVKILSEENDSYQVDEAEDGAAGLEKIKNNDYDLVLCDIKMPKMDGVEVLEEAKKIKPEIPMVMISGHGDMETAIQTMRLGAFDYISKPPDLNRLLNTVRNALDKKQLVVENKILKKKVSKNYEMIGESESINHIKVMIDKVAPTEARVLITGPNGTGKELVAHQLHEKSERSGFPLIEVNCAAIPSELIESELFGHVKGAFTSAVKDRAGKFEAADKGTIFLDEIGDMSLSAQAKVLRALQESMITRVGADKDIKVDVRVVAATNKDLKTEIAEGRFREDLYHRLAVILIKVPPLNERRDDIPALISHFAEKIASEQGNAVKGFSAQAIQLLQEYDWTGNIRELRNVVERLIILGGSEISENDVKMFASK, from the coding sequence ATGAGTAAAATACTAATTATCGAAGACGAAGCAGCGATTAGAAGAGTTTTGGTAAAAATTTTATCAGAAGAAAATGATTCCTATCAGGTAGATGAAGCCGAAGATGGGGCTGCAGGACTTGAAAAAATAAAAAACAACGATTACGATTTGGTTTTGTGCGATATCAAAATGCCAAAAATGGACGGTGTTGAGGTTTTGGAAGAAGCAAAAAAGATAAAACCAGAAATTCCGATGGTCATGATATCGGGTCACGGCGATATGGAAACTGCGATTCAGACTATGCGTTTAGGAGCTTTTGATTATATTTCGAAACCGCCGGATTTGAATCGTTTATTGAATACTGTCCGCAATGCTTTAGATAAAAAACAATTAGTAGTTGAAAATAAAATTCTAAAGAAAAAAGTCAGCAAAAATTACGAAATGATTGGTGAGAGCGAATCAATCAATCATATAAAAGTGATGATTGATAAAGTTGCTCCAACAGAAGCCAGAGTTTTAATCACGGGACCAAACGGAACCGGAAAAGAATTAGTAGCACATCAATTACACGAAAAAAGCGAACGTTCTGGTTTTCCTTTAATCGAAGTAAACTGTGCGGCAATTCCGAGTGAGTTGATTGAAAGTGAGTTATTCGGACACGTAAAAGGTGCTTTTACATCTGCGGTGAAAGATCGTGCCGGAAAGTTTGAAGCTGCAGATAAAGGAACTATTTTCTTAGATGAAATTGGTGACATGAGTCTTTCGGCGCAGGCAAAAGTTTTGCGAGCGTTGCAGGAAAGCATGATTACAAGAGTTGGTGCCGATAAAGACATTAAAGTTGATGTTCGTGTTGTTGCGGCAACTAATAAAGATTTAAAAACAGAAATTGCCGAAGGTCGTTTCCGTGAAGATTTATACCACCGTCTGGCAGTAATTTTAATTAAAGTACCGCCTTTAAATGAAAGACGTGATGATATTCCAGCTTTAATTTCGCATTTTGCAGAGAAAATTGCATCAGAACAAGGAAATGCGGTTAAAGGATTTTCGGCGCAGGCGATACAATTATTGCAGGAATATGATTGGACCGGAAATATTCGTGAACTGCGAAATGTTGTAGAAAGATTAATCATTTTAGGAGGCAGTGAAATCTCCGAAAATGACGTGAAAATGTTCGCAAGCAAGTAA
- a CDS encoding alpha/beta hydrolase yields the protein MEIIKTFKFLIIALLCFFLVIYILIISYVYFNQVELVFHSSRLPKDYKFGYQQKFEEINITSFDGVKLNGLLFKVEKSKGLVFYLHGNAGTLETWGSIAKRYTSLGYDIFILDYRSFGKSEGKIEDEEQLSKDISIVYNSISKRYSKDKIIITGYSIGSGFAVKLAVENKPKALILQAPYYSFLELSSSRVPFFPDFMKKFSLETNVYLPEVKAPIYIFHGTDDQLIPFNNSVRLKELLKSKINFYPLKNQGHIGVNENEDFQNQLKIILE from the coding sequence ATGGAAATTATTAAAACATTTAAATTTTTGATTATTGCGCTTTTGTGTTTTTTTCTGGTAATTTATATTTTAATAATTTCCTATGTTTATTTTAATCAGGTTGAACTGGTTTTTCATAGTTCAAGACTGCCTAAAGATTATAAATTTGGATATCAGCAAAAGTTTGAAGAAATTAATATTACATCGTTTGACGGAGTAAAGTTAAACGGGCTTTTATTTAAAGTTGAAAAATCGAAAGGACTTGTTTTTTATTTACATGGAAACGCTGGGACACTTGAAACTTGGGGAAGTATTGCAAAAAGATATACTTCTTTAGGTTATGACATTTTTATTCTTGATTATAGAAGTTTTGGAAAAAGTGAGGGAAAAATTGAAGACGAAGAACAATTATCAAAAGATATTTCGATCGTTTACAACTCTATTTCTAAAAGGTATTCAAAAGATAAAATTATAATTACCGGATATTCTATTGGGTCTGGGTTTGCTGTAAAACTAGCTGTAGAGAACAAACCTAAAGCTTTAATACTTCAGGCTCCCTATTATAGTTTTTTGGAGCTGTCAAGTTCACGAGTTCCATTTTTTCCGGATTTTATGAAAAAGTTCAGTTTGGAAACTAATGTTTATCTTCCAGAAGTAAAAGCTCCAATTTATATTTTTCACGGAACAGATGATCAATTAATTCCTTTTAATAATTCAGTTAGATTAAAGGAACTTTTAAAGTCAAAAATAAATTTTTATCCTTTAAAAAATCAAGGACATATTGGAGTAAATGAGAATGAAGATTTTCAAAATCAGTTAAAAATCATATTAGAATAA
- a CDS encoding DEAD/DEAH box helicase: MKLKKINEKLQDGLIENGLTEANVLQMETFSIIKSGADCIIISPEKSGKTTTIVLNVIQQLAGKNEESPRALIIVEDKEKVLEMEELFEKYGKYTNLEVYGVHDKGDMDYDKNYVSTGIDVLIGTPNKLSEMFSTAGYNVNRLRMFILDDADPILKLRHETKIMRISNSIAKTQRLIFAETLSERIEILADKMLVEPYLFDMDEEGEEELDEEDDDIEEEE; encoded by the coding sequence ATGAAACTAAAAAAGATAAACGAGAAATTACAAGACGGATTAATTGAAAATGGTTTAACAGAAGCAAATGTTTTGCAGATGGAAACTTTTTCGATCATAAAAAGCGGTGCAGATTGTATAATTATTTCTCCTGAAAAAAGCGGAAAAACCACTACAATTGTCCTGAATGTTATTCAGCAGTTAGCTGGAAAAAATGAAGAATCGCCTCGTGCTTTGATTATTGTTGAAGACAAAGAAAAGGTGCTTGAAATGGAAGAACTTTTTGAGAAATACGGAAAATATACCAATCTCGAAGTTTACGGTGTGCATGATAAAGGCGATATGGATTACGATAAAAATTATGTTTCTACCGGAATCGATGTTTTAATTGGAACGCCAAATAAATTAAGCGAAATGTTTTCAACGGCTGGTTATAACGTAAATCGTTTAAGAATGTTTATCTTAGATGATGCTGATCCTATTTTAAAACTGCGTCATGAAACGAAGATCATGCGTATTTCAAACAGTATTGCTAAAACACAGCGTTTAATTTTTGCTGAAACATTGTCAGAGCGTATCGAAATATTGGCAGATAAAATGCTAGTAGAGCCATATTTATTTGATATGGATGAAGAAGGCGAGGAGGAACTTGACGAAGAAGACGACGATATTGAGGAAGAAGAATAA
- a CDS encoding putative signal transducing protein yields the protein MGLMKVYSGSEILAIALQERLEEAGVETVKKDNIQSARLGGFGGTDLAVEVFIQETDFAKANPVIEEFRMSL from the coding sequence ATGGGATTAATGAAAGTGTATTCAGGAAGCGAAATACTTGCAATTGCTTTGCAGGAAAGATTAGAAGAAGCTGGAGTAGAAACAGTAAAAAAAGATAATATTCAATCGGCTCGTTTAGGAGGTTTCGGCGGTACAGATCTGGCTGTTGAGGTTTTTATTCAGGAAACAGATTTTGCAAAAGCAAATCCGGTTATTGAAGAATTTAGAATGAGTCTTTAA